The genomic window TCTTGGGCAATCTGGTCCCACTATCGGAGTAGTGTCCTAGGTTCTTGATCAAGGCGCCTGTAACTATTATGTCGATTTAGCCCTGCCTGCCGTTGGTTGCTTAGCAGATTGGATTGATGATGCGTCGCTGCGGTAATTCAGCTGGAGGTAGCAGGGAGGGGGGATTAGTGCTGCTTATGGAATGCTGTATCATGTCCCATGTTATATTTGGTCATATGTGATCGTTCTGCTCATGTTGGCAATTTGCAAAGTTCTAAAGGCCAAACTGAACAATTATTGGAAGAGAGGATATGTGTGTTATGAAAAAGCAATTGATAGGTGACCTATTCTCCATTTGTActgtgaagtactccctccgtcccaaaattcttgtcttagatttgtctagatacggatgtatctattcaTGTTTTAGTGtaagatacatccgtatctagataaatctaagacaagaattttgggacggagggagtaacaggtTTAACATCCAATTAGTGAGTATGACAGATATAATTATCGAGGAAGGTGATGGGACCGTCGATTTATTCCTCCGTAGAACAGAGTACCTAGCAACATTATTGAAGATGTGACACGACGAAAGACCTACCGAAATGACGTGTTTTTTACTGTAGGAGgaaagacattacttttggggGTTCAGTAGTAGAAAATATGTCTGTTTTGGTAAAAAAAAATGTCCTTAAAATCAGTGTTTGTCCGTGAGCATGTTTAAATGATAGTGAGATGACAATAGCAAAAGGAAACACTCTTCCTTATGTAGTTTCTTTTAACGTCCTCGTCGGATACTGAGCTTGCCCAACTACTTTTCTCTAATAGTTATTAAATGAACTGACATTGTGCACAACCTTCGTATTAGTTACACGAATTTCAACTGGTCAGCAAGGTGTAAACTTGAAATGTGTCAAGGCGGTGAAGATGAAATTTGTATTTCACGGTTCAGCAAATGAAGGGCGTTTACTAACTGATATAAAACAGGCCTCTGAAAAACAAACCCACTGATGAAACAGGCTTTTAGACAAGTAGCTTTGTTAAAAATCTTTGTTATTAGTTATTGGAAGCCAAATTGTGTACTTCCGTTATTTTGTATACTTATGCAGTGTCTAAAACAACATGAGCCTGATTCAGTTTAAGATAAACACAGTGCTTACTTGCTGTGACTGTTTTGTTGATCTCAGATAGCAGTAAGAAGCTGAAAAAAACAAAGCCTTGGAAGCACACTCAGTCAATTACACCAGCACAACTCAAACAGATGCGCGAAGAATTCTGGGACACTACTCCTCACTATGGTGGACAGAAAGGTACTGTAGTACTGTACAACTTTGTAGTACTGTGAACATTTATCTGCAAGCGATTTATACTGCTTGCTGGACCAGTTCCTTTTTCATGCTCTGAACTTTGACCTAACTTTACTAAATCTGTATGCAGTTCTTTTTAAATGGTCTGAATGCAGATTTGTACACTGAAATCTGTACTAGATCAGTATGCAGTTTGTTACATTAAACTTTTGAAGTACATGTACACTTATAGTGTTGATTTGCTGTTTTGCTAGTTTAGTCCACTGTTGATGTTAAATTTAACATGTTAACTTATAGTCCTTGAGGAGGAAACAAATATGAACGGATAGCCAAACAGAAGTTGgcatgtgttgtactccctccattcacaaatataagatgttttggatatttcaatatgaactagaTATGGGCTGAAATGAGCGAAgaaacacactaaaacgtgtctatatacatccgattcaaaATATAAGTTACTCCctttgatccatattaattgtcgctgatttagtacgaCTTTGTACTAAATTAGGGACGACTAATATGGATCGGGGGGAGTAGAACATCTTacatttgtgaacggagggagtagattttatTGATGCAAATCTCCTTGTACTATGGACATTGCCGCAGGTTCTTTGTTGGGATGGACCGTGCAAATTCTTTAAATATCTACTTAACATTTAGCATATTTTATGTTTGTTTGGTCGAGCGAAGGGTTGGTCTGAGCCATATGTTGAACTGTTGTTTTATCATATGCATGGAATTCATGTTTATTGTTTTTTTGATATTGCGCTCTTAATTTGCTTACAACTAAACAGTTGAAGAAGCACTAGATATTCTAATTTGAACTAAAAACTACCATCCGTTTCCATTCAGAGATCTGGGATGCACTTCGGGCCGCTGCAGAAGCTGATTTATCTCTTGCGCAAACCATAGTAGACAGTGCTGGCATCATTGTCTCAAATTCTGACATGACACTCTGCTACGACGAAAGAGGTAAAAAAAAATCCTTGTATCGCATGCATCTTCTCCACCGTCCTGTGCTTTCAGAACCAAAATCAATGGCTGGGAAACTCTGCTGCAGGTGCCAAATACGAACTACCAAAGTACGTTCTGAGCGAGCCGACTAATTTCATCCGGGAGGAATGAATTCATAGACCACGAAGGATTCGTGTAAATCATGTAAATCTCATTTGTCCGGCGACTTTAGTCTTTACTTGCTCAAAACTTCAATGGAGATGCCACATTCAGTTTACAGTTCTGGTCTGAGTTGTTATGGACTTGTAGTGTTCGTATCTCTTTCTAGGCCGACACCCGAGTATGGTACACTGAGCTGTCGAAACCCAGAAATAGGAAAAATATAGAATTGCAATGTTATATTTTTTTCAGACAAATTGCAATGTTATATGTACATTTATTTAGGCAAATTTTATGTGTACTTTTTTTTAGAAGTGTTATATGTATACTATTTTTTTGAGTGATATGTTATATGTATACTTGAGAGGAAGGAATACCTACGGGGTAGGCCCAAGTATATGGCCCAGCCAAAGGCCCAGGCCCGTCAAGATTACAGCCCAAGACGCCCTCGAGCAACCGTTCGCCCAAGTGTCTTCTTAAGTCGGATTGCACCCCTCCAATCGAGCAAGGACCGTCCAGGCTGGGAGCAGATAAATTTCTTACCGTCGGCTGCGCCAAGAGACATGTATACTATTTTTTGAGCTTCACTGGATCtttggcccacatgtcaatgacccaactGCGTCTGCAGTTACGTCATTGAAGCAGCGTCCGTCAGAAGGAGCGCGCCGGGCTTAGGGTTGAACCTGTATAATTTCTTGTGAGTGTTACCTCCCCAAAGAGGACCCAAACCTATGTACAAGAGCAAAAACACCAtcataggagtagggtattacctccttggCGAAGGCCGATAACATGAATTTGTGATAATCATGGTGGATTGAGCTGCTTCTACCTAATTGGGTACTCTTGCTTATAGAGCATAACTGGTTTGATGCTAAAAGTTGGCATGTCAATTTTTGGCAATTACCAAATGTTGGCTAGAGATTGATCGCTTGCCAATTTTCGTTGCCAGTGTCACAAAAGATTGCCAAATGTTGGTAACTTTTGATTTTGCCAAGCGTTGGCATGCCAAATATTGGTGATGCCAATTGTTGatagcaaaccaattatgctcatactccctctgtttcataatATAAAAGTATTTTTAACACAACATGAGTGTCAAAAACGCCCTtatattatattatgggacggagagagagTACTtgtgaacgaagggagtacaataTTACGCTGCTTGAGCGATTATTGAATGTTTCTGAACGGTCATATTTCTCGCTTTCAGGACAGGCAATCAGACCTGTCGTTTGACCCACAACTCCGTCCTCCCATGTCTGGTGTTGCCATTTAAACTGATGGATGGCCGTGCGACGGTACGGGAACTTTAAATCATTGCATCTCTCCCATCATAAATGACCTGTACGGTTGTACCGACAGCTTAACATTTACTAACTGTGAGGCTTCTTTCCGGTCTGCGCAACTAATGAATGCACGGTGGTGATCGCTGCATTTTACGGGCGGCGATTTTCGTGATCTTTCCTCACAGTTGGCGTTGGGGAAGGAAACGAAAAACATGTGTGCTTGCACGCAGGATCATGATACTAACCGGAAATGGCCAAGAAAATTACTACGAATATACGTAGATGCCTGATCCGCCAGAGTATGACTAGGACCACGGTTCGAGCGGTCTGTCTAGG from Triticum aestivum cultivar Chinese Spring chromosome 3B, IWGSC CS RefSeq v2.1, whole genome shotgun sequence includes these protein-coding regions:
- the LOC123070691 gene encoding ubiquitin domain-containing protein 2, with the protein product MGCAGSTPKSDDSSKKLKKTKPWKHTQSITPAQLKQMREEFWDTTPHYGGQKEIWDALRAAAEADLSLAQTIVDSAGIIVSNSDMTLCYDERGAKYELPKYVLSEPTNFIREE